A genomic region of Barnesiella viscericola DSM 18177 contains the following coding sequences:
- a CDS encoding transglycosylase domain-containing protein: protein MWIAFGALVVLAVIAFAMIAWGWIGYMPPIEDMENPKDKFASEIYSSDMEVLGRFYQSKSNRVYVHYDEISPYLVNALIATEDIRFKDHSGIDVKALFRAFIKRGLLFQKSAGGGSTITQQLAKLLYSPSADNIVERLFQKPQEWVIAVQLERFYTKEEIVNMYLNHFDFLNNAVGIQSAAYIYFHTTPDKLKIEEAATLVGMCKNPSYYNPRRFNERTRGRRNTVLDQMYKAKYITKAERDSLQALPLELHYTRVDHKEGLAPYFREQLRLMMTAKKPVRSDYRGWEAQQFVDDSIAWATNPLYGWCEKNRKADGSKYNIYTDGLKIYTTIDSRMQRYAEEAVEEHLGHYLQPRFFAEKKGRSYAPFSRSITKEEREAILDRAMKQSDRYRSMKQSGVSEEKIKQAFQTPVEMQVFSYDGMIDTIMSPMDSIRYQKSFLRTGFMSMDPHTGHVKAYVGGPDFEHFQYNMVSVGRRQIGSTVKPFLYTLAMEEGFTPCDMFLNEQPTLITETGQAWSPRNSSKARVGEMVTLRWGLANSNNWISARLMDKLSPSSLARLMHSFGIKNKIDEVVSLCLGPVDVSVEEMVTAYTAFSNKGVRVDPLYVTRIEDNLGNVISEFSPSMTEVFSEQAYYRILPMLRDVIDHGTGGRVRYRYGITAPMGGKTGTTNNNSDGWFMGFTPDLVSGVWVGGEDRSIHFDGMADGQGASMALPIYGLYMQKVYADPELGYSQTSDFEIPAEYADPCSGGSYVEEPVQAPPMESIEGIFD, encoded by the coding sequence ATGTGGATTGCCTTCGGTGCCCTGGTGGTATTGGCGGTGATTGCCTTTGCCATGATTGCCTGGGGGTGGATTGGCTATATGCCGCCCATCGAGGATATGGAGAATCCCAAGGACAAGTTTGCCTCGGAAATCTATTCGTCCGACATGGAGGTATTGGGCCGTTTCTACCAGAGCAAGAGCAATCGGGTGTATGTGCACTACGACGAAATATCGCCCTACCTGGTCAATGCCCTTATCGCCACCGAGGATATTCGTTTCAAGGATCACTCGGGTATCGATGTAAAGGCGCTGTTCAGGGCCTTCATCAAGCGGGGCCTTCTCTTCCAGAAGAGTGCCGGCGGCGGCAGTACCATCACCCAGCAGCTGGCCAAGTTGCTCTATTCGCCCAGTGCCGACAATATCGTGGAGCGTCTTTTCCAGAAGCCGCAGGAGTGGGTCATTGCCGTGCAGCTCGAACGGTTCTACACCAAGGAAGAGATTGTGAACATGTATCTCAACCATTTCGATTTCCTCAACAATGCGGTGGGTATCCAGTCGGCCGCCTACATCTATTTTCACACCACCCCCGACAAATTGAAAATCGAGGAGGCCGCCACGCTGGTGGGCATGTGCAAGAACCCCTCGTATTACAATCCGCGCCGTTTCAACGAGCGTACCCGCGGCCGTCGCAACACGGTGCTGGACCAGATGTATAAGGCTAAATACATTACCAAGGCCGAACGCGACTCGTTGCAGGCTCTGCCGCTGGAACTGCACTACACGCGAGTTGACCACAAGGAGGGGTTGGCTCCCTATTTCAGAGAGCAGCTGCGGTTGATGATGACCGCCAAGAAACCCGTGCGGTCGGACTATCGCGGCTGGGAAGCGCAACAGTTTGTCGACGACTCCATCGCCTGGGCCACCAATCCGCTGTATGGCTGGTGCGAGAAGAATCGCAAGGCCGACGGCTCGAAATACAACATCTATACCGACGGACTCAAAATCTATACCACCATCGACTCGCGCATGCAGCGCTATGCCGAGGAGGCTGTCGAGGAGCACTTGGGTCACTACCTGCAACCCCGCTTCTTTGCCGAGAAGAAGGGTCGCAGCTACGCTCCCTTCTCCCGCAGCATTACCAAGGAGGAGCGGGAGGCCATTCTCGACCGGGCCATGAAACAGTCCGACCGCTATCGCTCGATGAAACAGTCGGGCGTGAGCGAGGAGAAAATCAAGCAGGCCTTCCAGACTCCGGTCGAGATGCAGGTATTCTCCTACGACGGCATGATCGACACGATTATGTCGCCCATGGATTCGATTCGCTATCAGAAGTCGTTCCTGCGCACGGGCTTCATGTCGATGGACCCCCATACCGGGCATGTAAAGGCCTATGTGGGCGGCCCCGATTTTGAACATTTCCAATACAACATGGTGTCGGTGGGACGTCGGCAAATCGGGTCGACCGTGAAGCCCTTCCTCTACACCCTGGCCATGGAAGAGGGTTTCACCCCCTGCGATATGTTCCTGAACGAGCAGCCCACGCTCATCACCGAGACCGGGCAGGCCTGGTCGCCCCGCAACTCGTCAAAGGCGAGGGTAGGCGAGATGGTGACGTTGCGCTGGGGGTTGGCCAACTCGAACAACTGGATTTCGGCCCGGTTGATGGATAAACTCTCGCCCTCGTCGCTGGCCCGGCTCATGCACTCGTTTGGAATCAAGAATAAAATCGACGAGGTGGTCTCGCTCTGTCTGGGACCGGTCGATGTATCGGTCGAGGAGATGGTGACGGCCTACACGGCATTCTCGAACAAAGGGGTGCGGGTCGACCCCCTCTATGTCACACGCATAGAAGACAACTTGGGCAATGTCATCTCTGAGTTCTCCCCTTCGATGACCGAGGTGTTCAGCGAGCAGGCCTACTACCGCATCTTACCCATGTTGCGTGACGTAATCGACCACGGAACCGGCGGCCGTGTGCGCTATCGCTACGGTATCACGGCTCCCATGGGAGGCAAGACGGGTACGACCAACAACAACTCCGACGGTTGGTTCATGGGCTTTACCCCCGACTTGGTTTCGGGCGTGTGGGTAGGCGGCGAGGATCGGTCGATACACTTCGACGGCATGGCCGACGGACAGGGTGCCAGCATGGCCCTGCCCATCTACGGACTCTATATGCAGAAGGTCTATGCCGATCCCGAGTTGGGCTATTCGCAGACGAGCGATTTTGAAATACCGGCCGAATATGCCGATCCGTGCAGCGGTGGTTCGTATGTGGAAGAGCCGGTGCAAGCGCCTCCGATGGAGAGCATCGAGGGTATATTCGATTGA
- a CDS encoding tyrosine-protein phosphatase, protein MFNFFHKTTAPKPLFPYTTEVHCHLLPGIDDGAPDTEHALPLLRQVHEWGIEKVIATPHVTEATFENTPQTVGDAYERLTREPEFGEIGIQLSYSAEYRMDDNFLNLLQRNEIMPMPGNHILIENSFLQPFWNIKELIFDLQLKGYAPILAHPERYAYYSADKKIYQELHDHGCEFQVNLLSLAGYYNKSSREAAEWLVAKHLVDYLGSDMHNSNHALYLGKYLTSKDFVKHIKGIQLKNDTL, encoded by the coding sequence ATGTTTAATTTCTTTCATAAGACAACGGCTCCCAAACCCCTATTCCCCTATACAACAGAGGTTCACTGCCACCTGTTACCGGGAATCGACGACGGGGCTCCCGACACCGAACACGCCTTGCCGCTGCTGCGGCAAGTACATGAATGGGGCATCGAAAAGGTGATTGCCACCCCTCACGTGACCGAAGCCACGTTTGAAAACACCCCGCAAACGGTGGGCGATGCCTACGAGCGGCTCACCCGTGAGCCCGAATTTGGAGAAATCGGAATACAACTGAGCTATTCGGCCGAATACCGCATGGACGACAATTTCCTGAACCTGCTGCAACGCAACGAAATCATGCCCATGCCGGGCAACCATATCCTCATCGAGAACTCCTTTCTGCAACCTTTCTGGAATATCAAGGAGCTCATCTTCGACTTGCAACTGAAAGGATACGCGCCTATCCTGGCCCACCCCGAGCGATATGCCTACTATTCCGCGGATAAAAAAATCTATCAGGAGCTGCACGACCACGGGTGTGAATTTCAAGTCAACCTGCTCTCTCTCGCCGGTTACTACAACAAGTCGTCGAGAGAGGCTGCCGAATGGCTGGTTGCAAAACATCTGGTCGACTACCTGGGCAGCGACATGCACAACAGCAACCACGCCCTGTACCTGGGCAAATATTTGACCAGCAAGGACTTTGTCAAACACATCAAGGGAATTCAACTCAAAAACGATACGCTGTAA
- a CDS encoding biotin/lipoyl-containing protein produces MPKKLKIRDLTLRDGQQSLFATRLTQEQINRVLPYYKDAGFFAMEVWGGAVPDSVMRYLNESPWTRLKTISDAIGGASYLTALSRGRNLFGYAPYPDSVLDGFYREAVANGLGIMRIFDALNDLNNVKSSVEKINAVGAISDGAVCYTVDPHYTITFMDRVKALFGKKLPKPIFTDEYFVEKALGFEKLGAKMVTLKDMAGLVNPARVASLMPKLKKALKVPVDFHTHCTPGYGLASSLMAVIHGVDILDTNIWYFGGGSAAPAIELLYIFCQKLGVEMEVNMAAVSKIRAELLGIRRELAAYDLKKDAFPIAFDPLIDKLPDNIDKLFDTAIDAAKRNDEPALLDACHAIEDYFGFPKPNELVKEAEVPGGMYSNMVAQLKQLKAEHVLDDAMKLIPKVRSDAGLVPLVTPTSQIVGSQAVSCALDRLKGNPEYTTVSNQFKALVKGEYGKTPVPVDPKFREKITGSPVETPYDTNSYKAPENPVLPEFGGVKLAENEQEYLLLELFPNVATTYLKGVRAAEYEAKKPAAEAVKEEVKEAAPVEPITGPTIDAPMGGKVVEIKVKAGDQVKKDDVVLVYEAMKMENDILSTMNGTVKRVLVKENDVVGTNEPLIEFE; encoded by the coding sequence ATGCCAAAAAAATTGAAAATTCGAGATCTTACCCTTCGTGATGGGCAACAATCTTTGTTCGCCACTCGTCTTACTCAGGAGCAGATAAATCGGGTATTACCCTATTATAAGGATGCCGGTTTCTTTGCCATGGAAGTTTGGGGCGGTGCAGTACCCGATTCGGTGATGCGCTATTTGAACGAGAGTCCGTGGACTCGCCTCAAAACCATTAGCGATGCTATTGGTGGTGCTTCGTATTTGACCGCTCTTTCGCGTGGCCGCAATTTGTTTGGATACGCACCTTATCCCGATTCGGTACTCGACGGATTCTACCGCGAGGCTGTTGCCAACGGCTTGGGAATCATGCGTATATTTGATGCCCTCAACGACTTGAACAACGTGAAATCGTCGGTCGAGAAGATAAATGCCGTGGGTGCCATCTCCGATGGTGCCGTGTGCTATACGGTCGACCCGCATTATACCATCACCTTTATGGATCGGGTGAAAGCCCTCTTCGGCAAGAAGTTGCCCAAGCCCATCTTTACCGATGAATACTTTGTAGAGAAGGCTCTCGGTTTTGAAAAGCTGGGTGCCAAGATGGTGACCTTGAAAGATATGGCCGGTCTGGTTAATCCTGCCCGGGTGGCCTCGCTGATGCCGAAACTGAAAAAGGCCTTGAAGGTGCCCGTCGATTTCCACACCCACTGTACGCCTGGTTACGGTCTGGCCTCGTCGTTGATGGCTGTCATTCACGGGGTCGACATTCTCGATACCAACATCTGGTACTTTGGTGGCGGTTCGGCAGCTCCGGCTATCGAGTTGCTCTACATCTTCTGCCAGAAACTGGGTGTAGAGATGGAGGTCAACATGGCTGCCGTGAGCAAGATACGTGCCGAGTTGCTGGGTATCCGCCGCGAGTTGGCCGCTTACGACTTGAAGAAAGATGCCTTCCCCATCGCCTTCGACCCGCTTATCGACAAGTTGCCCGACAACATCGACAAACTCTTCGATACCGCTATCGATGCCGCCAAGCGCAACGACGAGCCTGCTCTGCTCGATGCTTGCCACGCTATCGAAGACTATTTCGGATTCCCCAAACCCAACGAACTGGTGAAAGAGGCCGAGGTTCCCGGCGGTATGTACTCCAACATGGTGGCCCAGTTGAAGCAGCTCAAAGCCGAGCATGTGCTCGACGACGCCATGAAGTTGATTCCGAAGGTTCGTTCCGATGCCGGTTTGGTGCCTCTGGTTACGCCTACCAGCCAAATCGTAGGTAGCCAGGCCGTAAGTTGTGCCCTCGACCGTCTGAAAGGCAACCCCGAATATACGACGGTTTCCAACCAGTTCAAAGCCTTGGTAAAAGGTGAGTACGGCAAGACCCCGGTTCCCGTCGATCCCAAATTCCGCGAGAAGATTACCGGCAGTCCCGTTGAGACTCCCTATGACACCAACTCCTACAAAGCTCCCGAGAATCCCGTTCTGCCCGAGTTCGGTGGCGTGAAACTGGCCGAGAACGAGCAGGAGTATCTGTTGCTCGAACTCTTCCCCAACGTCGCTACCACCTATCTGAAAGGGGTACGTGCTGCCGAATACGAAGCCAAGAAACCGGCCGCCGAGGCTGTGAAGGAAGAGGTCAAGGAGGCTGCTCCCGTAGAGCCCATTACCGGTCCTACCATCGATGCTCCCATGGGAGGTAAGGTGGTTGAAATCAAGGTGAAAGCCGGTGACCAGGTGAAGAAGGACGACGTGGTGCTCGTGTATGAGGCCATGAAGATGGAGAACGATATTCTCTCGACCATGAACGGTACCGTGAAACGTGTTCTGGTAAAAGAGAACGACGTGGTAGGTACCAACGAACCGTTGATTGAGTTTGAATAA
- a CDS encoding type B 50S ribosomal protein L31, translating into MKKGIHPDNYRPVVFKDMSNEEIFITRSTVAAKETIEIDGVTYPLVKLEITSSSHPFFTGKQKLVDTAGRVDKFMSRYGNRKK; encoded by the coding sequence ATGAAAAAAGGAATCCATCCTGATAACTACCGTCCCGTAGTTTTCAAAGACATGTCGAACGAAGAAATCTTTATCACCCGTTCAACCGTAGCCGCCAAAGAGACAATCGAAATTGATGGCGTTACCTATCCTTTGGTAAAGCTGGAAATCACCAGTTCTTCACACCCCTTCTTCACCGGTAAACAGAAACTCGTGGATACCGCAGGTCGTGTGGACAAGTTCATGAGCCGTTATGGCAATCGCAAGAAATAA
- a CDS encoding diacylglycerol kinase family protein, translating to MEKKRFSLTDRARSFKYAGRGIARLISREHNAWIHCFVAVCVVLVGLWLGLSTLEWAAVVLCIGAVLAAEGINSAIEALCDRVSPGYDEAIKHAKDLAAGAVLILATMSVVVGLLIFIPKFIALWS from the coding sequence ATGGAGAAGAAGCGTTTCAGCCTCACCGATCGAGCCCGCAGTTTCAAGTATGCGGGGCGGGGAATAGCCCGATTGATAAGCCGCGAACACAATGCGTGGATACACTGTTTTGTCGCCGTGTGTGTGGTGTTGGTCGGGTTGTGGTTGGGGCTCTCGACACTCGAATGGGCTGCCGTCGTTCTGTGCATCGGCGCCGTGCTGGCTGCCGAGGGCATCAACTCGGCCATCGAGGCCTTGTGCGACCGGGTGTCGCCCGGCTACGACGAGGCTATCAAGCATGCCAAGGACCTGGCTGCCGGGGCCGTACTCATATTGGCCACGATGTCGGTCGTCGTGGGTCTGCTGATTTTCATTCCCAAGTTTATTGCTTTATGGTCGTGA
- a CDS encoding phosphatase PAP2 family protein yields MCKQITLVLLSLLIAGLPLRAEGVSRSREAVELSSDVLLVAMPVATATTMLVMKDWTGFKQAALTGVTTLGATYLLKFAVHKKRPDGSNNLSFPSGHTSITFANAAFVQRRYGWAWGAPAYAVAAYVGWARTYARRHDWWDVAAGALIGAGSAYIYTRPFARDNKLVISPVSDGNSFGVYASLVF; encoded by the coding sequence ATGTGCAAGCAGATTACCCTTGTTCTGCTGTCGCTGCTGATTGCCGGGTTGCCCCTGCGGGCCGAGGGTGTGAGCCGGAGTCGCGAAGCGGTGGAGTTGTCGAGCGACGTGCTGCTGGTGGCAATGCCGGTAGCCACAGCCACCACCATGCTGGTGATGAAAGACTGGACCGGTTTCAAACAGGCTGCTCTGACGGGAGTCACGACACTGGGGGCCACCTATCTGCTCAAATTTGCCGTACATAAAAAACGTCCCGACGGCAGCAACAACCTCTCGTTCCCTTCGGGACACACTTCGATAACTTTTGCCAATGCTGCATTTGTGCAACGCCGCTACGGGTGGGCATGGGGTGCTCCGGCCTATGCCGTGGCCGCCTATGTGGGTTGGGCCCGCACCTATGCCCGCAGACACGACTGGTGGGACGTGGCCGCCGGAGCCCTGATTGGTGCCGGTAGCGCCTATATCTATACCCGTCCTTTTGCTCGGGACAACAAGCTGGTCATTTCGCCCGTCTCCGACGGGAACTCCTTCGGGGTGTATGCCTCGCTCGTCTTCTGA
- the nqrF gene encoding NADH:ubiquinone reductase (Na(+)-transporting) subunit F, with amino-acid sequence MSTTIISSIVLFLGVSLLLVVILLIAKKYLVPSGKAVITINDDKKVEVDTGGSLLSTLANEKIFLPSACGGGGSCGQCRCQVLEGGGEILPTEQVHFSRKQQMNHWRLGCQVKVKNDMKIVVPESVLGVKEWECEVISNKNVATFIKEFIVALPPGEHMNFIPGSYAQIKIPTFEMDYDKDIDKSLIGDEYLPSWEKFGLFSLKCKNTEPTIRAYSMANYPAEGDRIMLTVRIATPPFKPKPQVGFQDVMPGIASSYIYTLKPGDKVIMSGPYGDFHPIFNSKREMLWIGGGAGMAPLRSQIMHMTKTLHTTDRKMSYFYGARALNEVFYLNDFLELEKEFPNFSFHLALDRPDPAADAAGVKYTPGFVHQVIYNTYLKDHEAPEDIEYYMCGPGPMSKAVEKMLWDLGVPEENLMYDNFGG; translated from the coding sequence ATGTCAACAACAATCATATCGAGTATTGTTTTATTCCTGGGCGTGTCGCTCCTGCTGGTAGTGATTCTGCTCATCGCCAAGAAATACCTGGTACCGTCGGGCAAGGCGGTCATCACCATCAACGACGACAAGAAGGTCGAGGTCGACACGGGCGGCAGCCTGCTCAGCACCCTGGCCAACGAGAAGATATTCCTCCCCTCGGCCTGTGGCGGAGGCGGTTCGTGCGGACAGTGCCGCTGCCAGGTACTGGAAGGAGGCGGTGAGATTCTGCCCACCGAGCAGGTGCACTTCTCGCGCAAGCAACAGATGAACCACTGGCGACTGGGTTGCCAGGTGAAGGTGAAAAACGACATGAAAATCGTGGTTCCCGAGTCGGTTCTGGGTGTGAAAGAGTGGGAGTGCGAGGTAATCTCAAACAAAAACGTGGCTACCTTCATCAAAGAGTTTATCGTGGCTCTGCCCCCCGGCGAACACATGAACTTTATCCCCGGTTCCTATGCCCAAATCAAGATTCCTACCTTCGAGATGGACTACGACAAGGATATCGACAAGAGCCTCATCGGCGACGAATACCTGCCCTCGTGGGAAAAATTCGGCTTGTTCAGCCTCAAATGCAAGAACACCGAGCCGACGATTCGCGCCTACTCCATGGCCAACTACCCGGCCGAGGGCGACCGCATCATGCTCACCGTGCGTATCGCTACGCCGCCCTTCAAACCGAAACCCCAGGTGGGATTCCAAGATGTGATGCCGGGTATCGCCTCGTCCTATATCTACACGCTGAAACCGGGCGACAAGGTTATCATGAGCGGCCCTTACGGCGACTTCCACCCCATCTTCAACTCGAAGCGCGAAATGCTGTGGATCGGCGGGGGTGCCGGTATGGCTCCGCTGCGCTCGCAAATCATGCACATGACCAAGACGCTCCACACGACCGACCGCAAGATGTCCTACTTCTACGGTGCACGTGCTCTCAACGAGGTGTTCTACCTGAACGATTTCCTCGAACTGGAAAAGGAGTTCCCCAACTTCTCGTTCCACTTGGCTCTCGACCGTCCCGACCCGGCTGCCGATGCTGCCGGCGTGAAATATACCCCGGGATTTGTTCATCAGGTTATCTACAACACCTACTTGAAGGACCACGAGGCTCCCGAGGATATCGAGTACTACATGTGTGGCCCCGGCCCCATGTCGAAGGCCGTCGAGAAGATGTTGTGGGATTTGGGCGTGCCCGAAGAGAACCTCATGTACGACAACTTCGGAGGCTAA
- the nqrE gene encoding NADH:ubiquinone reductase (Na(+)-transporting) subunit E, with protein MENLNLFVRSIFIDNMIFAYFLGMCSYLAVSKNVKTAFGLGIAVTFVLAITLPVNYLLETYVLKAGALKWLGPEFAQLDLSFLSLIMFIAIIASMVQLVEMFVEKYSPSLYASLGIFLPLIAVNCAILGGSLFMQQRNFPSVTSATVYGIGSGLGWLLAIVCLAAIREKLSYSNIPAPLRGIGITFIITGLMGIAFMSFLGIKL; from the coding sequence ATGGAAAATCTAAATCTGTTCGTCAGGTCTATCTTCATAGACAACATGATATTTGCCTACTTCCTCGGTATGTGCTCCTACCTGGCCGTATCGAAGAACGTGAAAACGGCATTCGGTCTGGGTATCGCCGTCACCTTCGTGCTGGCCATCACCCTGCCGGTCAACTATCTGCTCGAAACCTATGTGCTCAAAGCCGGCGCCTTGAAATGGCTGGGTCCCGAATTTGCCCAGCTCGACCTGAGCTTCCTGAGCCTCATCATGTTTATCGCCATCATCGCCTCGATGGTGCAGTTGGTCGAGATGTTTGTCGAGAAATACTCGCCTTCGCTCTACGCTTCGCTGGGTATCTTCCTGCCGCTTATCGCCGTGAACTGCGCCATCTTGGGTGGCTCGCTCTTCATGCAGCAGCGCAACTTCCCCTCGGTAACGAGCGCCACCGTCTACGGCATCGGCTCGGGATTGGGCTGGTTGCTTGCTATCGTCTGCCTGGCGGCCATTCGCGAGAAGCTCAGCTACTCCAACATACCGGCACCGTTGCGGGGCATCGGCATCACGTTCATCATCACCGGCCTGATGGGTATTGCCTTCATGAGCTTTTTAGGAATCAAACTTTAA
- a CDS encoding NADH:ubiquinone reductase (Na(+)-transporting) subunit D: MLSKKNKEILLGPLSKNNPVIVQILGICSALAVTAKLEPALVMAVSVTAVVAFANVIISLLRNTIPNSIRIIVQLVVVAALVIIVDQVLKAYMYQVSKQLSVFVGLIITNCILMGRLEAFALSHKPWESFLDGVGNGVGYGIILVIVAFFRELLGSGTLFGYQVIPQQLYDWGYQNNGLMILPPMALITVACIIWVHRSRNKDLQQ; encoded by the coding sequence ATGTTGTCAAAAAAGAATAAAGAGATACTTTTGGGGCCACTCTCCAAGAACAACCCGGTAATCGTACAGATATTGGGTATCTGCTCGGCCCTGGCCGTAACGGCAAAACTCGAACCGGCCCTTGTCATGGCCGTGTCGGTGACGGCCGTTGTCGCTTTCGCCAACGTCATTATCTCGCTGCTGCGCAACACCATTCCCAACAGCATACGCATCATCGTGCAACTGGTCGTGGTAGCGGCTCTGGTAATTATCGTAGACCAGGTGCTCAAAGCCTACATGTACCAGGTGAGCAAGCAGCTCTCGGTATTCGTGGGGCTCATCATCACCAACTGTATCCTTATGGGGCGTCTCGAAGCCTTCGCGCTGAGCCACAAGCCCTGGGAGTCGTTTCTCGACGGCGTGGGCAACGGTGTAGGCTACGGCATCATTCTGGTTATCGTCGCCTTTTTCAGGGAGCTGTTGGGCTCGGGCACGCTGTTCGGCTACCAGGTTATTCCCCAACAACTGTATGACTGGGGCTACCAGAACAACGGGTTGATGATACTCCCCCCCATGGCGCTCATCACCGTGGCCTGTATCATCTGGGTACACCGCTCCCGCAACAAAGATTTGCAACAATAA